One Papaver somniferum cultivar HN1 chromosome 10, ASM357369v1, whole genome shotgun sequence genomic window carries:
- the LOC113316758 gene encoding uncharacterized protein LOC113316758 encodes MGIKIDMPKAFDRVDWGFLMTIMKQMGFDEKWCNMIYQCISTSTSAVLINGSPEKFFKPSRCLRQGDPLSPYLFLFCMESLSRNLLHAEEMGIINGIKICKAAPPISHLLFADDCMIFCKENTIEAQNIMRFLQIFGSTSGQLINFPKSGVFFSKSTNPDLIPRINNLMGVQVIQLDDKYLGSPLFTHRSKIILSSLG; translated from the coding sequence ATGGGAATAAAAATTGATATgccaaaagcttttgatagagtggACTGGGGTTTCTTAATGACTATTATGAAGCAAATGGGTTTTGATGAAAAGTGGTGCAACATGATCTATCAATGCATCTCAACCTCCACCTCAGCTGTTCTCATCAATGGCTCACCTGAAAAATTCTTCAAACCCTCTAGATGTCTAAGGCAAGGTGATCCCTTATCACCTTATCTCTTCTTATTTTGCATGGAATCTCTATCAAGGAATCTTCTTCATGCTGAGGAGATGGGTATCATCAATGGAATAAAGATCTGCAAAGCAGCACCACCTATAAGCCACCTCctatttgctgatgattgtatgaTATTCTGCAAAGAAAACACTATTGAAGCTCAAAATATAATGCGGTTCTTGCAGATATTTGGCAGTACATCTGGGCAACTAATCAACTTTCCTAAATCTGGAGTCTTCTTCAGCAAAAGTACTAATCCAGACCTCATTCCTCGAATCAATAATCTTATGGGAGTTCAAGTGATTCAGTTAGATGATAAATACCTAGGATCTCCTCTATTCACTCATAGAAGCAAAATCATTCTTTCAAGCCTGGGGTAG
- the LOC113316759 gene encoding F-box protein CPR1-like: MDSELRFELFDDEMIAQSSLIRSTISMQARDNIAHNLLHHGLAATKNYKTIPNPQKNLYLIGLGGFGYDCKIDDYKVVILWNLYSSNQEDRCLLDVYTLGKNSWKSSKIELDMVPWRQDIGVLGNGALHWSGKWRDKRSKLIISLDISDEKFKQVELPEGDLENSDFCMTVGALEGSLCVLDGGDMVQLEVWVMQDYGVRESWTKRYTITHEMLTKFSFWMCYLTVKLMGSFKSGEILFWTDGKLVLYYPKHSSARVLAYCWKNVVDAMNYFES; encoded by the exons ATGGATTCGGAACTGAGATTCGAGCTTTTTGATGATGAAATGATCGCTCAAAGTAGTTTAATTAGATCAACAATTTCAATGCAAGCTCGGGATAATATTGCTCATAATCTATTGCACCATGGGCTTGCAG CCACCAAGAACTACAAAACAATACCGAATCCACAAAAAAACCTGTACCTCATCGGCCTTGGtggttttggttatgattgcaAGATTGATGACTACAAGGTGGTTATTCTTTGGAATTTATATTCATCCAATCAGGAGGATAGATGTTTACTCGACGTCTATACTCTTGGAAAGAATTCCTGGAAAAGCAGTAAAATTGAGCTTGATATGGTCCCCTGGAGGCAAGATATTGGGGTGCTTGGTAATGGAGCTTTGCACTGGTCGGGTAAATGGCGTGACAAACGCTCCAAGTTAATCATTTCTTTGGATATCAGCGACGAGAAATTCAAACAAGTTGAACTACCTGAAGGAGATCTTGAGAATAGCGATTTTTGCATGACTGTGGGGGCTTTGGAAGGGTCGCTATGTGTACTTGATGGAGGTGATATGGTTCAACTTGAAGTTTGGGTTATGCAGGATTATGGGGTGCGAGAATCTTGGACAAAACGTTATACCATTACGCATGAAATGTTAACAAAATTCAGTTTTTGGATGTGTTATCTGACTGTGAAACTTATGGGGTCCTTCAAGAGCGGTGAGATTCTATTCTGGACTGATGGTAAACTAGTTTTGTATTACCCAAAACATAGCAGTGCTAGAGTATTAGCCTATTGTTGGAAAAACGTCGTGGATGCAATGAATTATTTTGAAAGCTAA
- the LOC113319099 gene encoding protein ANTAGONIST OF LIKE HETEROCHROMATIN PROTEIN 1-like — MFQEKFVTQMRDMQNKKKISSTTRKRKRNIHNLEQEQEKSETMLDIHSNTQEHDELKVKEEPESNRKRKRMMIPPKLIVSSGTNNLSGATGGHRRLWVKDRSKAWWDSCNHPDFPEAEFRKAFRMSRSTFDMICEELSSVVAKEDTMLRAAIPVQQRVAVCIWRLATGEPLRLVSKKFGLGISTCHKLVLEVCSAIKTVLMPKYLQWPSVEALENIKADFEKISGIPNVVGSMYTTHIPIIAPKISVSAYFNRRHTERNQKTSYSITVQGVVDHKGVFTDCCIGWPGSMSDDQILAKSALYQRANGGLLKDVWIAGTTSYPLTDWVLVPYTQQHLTWTQHAFNEKIHEVERVSKEAFTRLKGRWTCLRKRTEVKLQDLPAVLGACCVLHNICEMRNEEMDSELRFELFDDEIIAQSSLIRSTSSMQARDNIAHNLLHHGLAGTSFQ; from the coding sequence ATGTTCCAAGAAAAATTTGTTACCCAAATGAGAGACATgcaaaacaagaagaaaatctcatcaacaacaaggaaaaggaagagaaacaTACACAATTTAGAACAAGAGCAAGAAAAATCAGAAACCATGCTTGATATCCATTCTAATACGCAGGAACATGATGAGTTGAAAGTAAAAGAAGAGCCGGAAAGTAATCGGAAACGTAAACGAATGATGATTCCGCCAAAACTCATTGTATCTTCCGGGACGAATAATTTGTCAGGTGCTACTGGTGGTCATAGAAGATTATGGGTGAAAGATAGGTCTAAAGCATGGTGGGATAGTTGCAATCATCCTGATTTTCCAGAAGCGGAATTCCGGAAAGCGTTTAGAATGAGTAGATCGACATTTGATATGATTTGCGAAGAGTTGAGTTCGGTTGTTGCGAAAGAAGATACAATGCTAAGAGCGGCGATACCAGTTCAACAACGTGTTGCTGTTTGCATTTGGAGATTAGCAACAGGTGAACCACTAAGACTTGTTTCTAAAAAATTTGGTTTGGGTATTTCTACTTGTCATAAACTTGTTCTTGAAGTGTGTTCGGCTATTAAAACTGTTTTGATGCCAAAGTATTTGCAATGGCCTAGTGTTGAAGCATTGGAAAATATTAAGGCagattttgaaaagatttctgGTATACCAAATGTTGTGGGTTCTATGTATACTACTCATATACCAATTATCGCGCCGAAAATTAGTGTGTCTGCATATTTCAATAGGCGACATACGGAGCGGAATCAGAAGACATCATATTCAATTACGGTTCAAGGTGTTGTGGATCATAAAGGTGTTTTTACTGATTGTTGCATTGGTTGGCCTGGTTCAATGTCGGATGATCAAATTCTCGCAAAATCAGCATTGTATCAAAGAGCTAACGGAGGATTACTGAAAGATGTCTGGATTGCTGGGACTACCAGTTACCCATTAACAGATTGGGTTCTAGTTCCCTACACCCAGCAACATTTAACGTGGACACAACATGCGTTTAATGAGAAAATTCATGAAGTTGAACGAGTTTCTAAAGAAGCATTTACCAGATTAAAAGGGAGATGGACTTGTTTACGCAAAAGAACCGAGGTGAAGCTACAGGATTTACCCGCTGTTCTTGGAGCCTGTTGTGTTTTGCATAATATTTGTGAAATGAGAAACGAAGAAATGGATTCGGAACTGAGATTCGAGCTTTTTGATGATGAAATAATTGCTCAAAGTAGTTTAATTAGATCAACAAGTTCAATGCAAGCAAGAGACAATATTGCTCATAATCTATTACACCATGGTCTTGCAGGTACATCTTTTCAATAG